The Oscarella lobularis chromosome 4, ooOscLobu1.1, whole genome shotgun sequence nucleotide sequence CGGACTTAAAGTGAGATTTTATAAAAGGGTGGCTGGTTTCAATTGTTGATAAAGGTGTGGACAAGCCAATTGAAGCGAACGATTCAGACGGCCGAGAATGCTGGACTTGAGTTTGAGAGATGGAAAGCACTGGACGAATTAGATGCTGTACAGTAGAAACCTGCTCCAATCAGGCTGAGCCCTACGCATgatatttctttttgtgaCGCAGGGATTGTGCGATGCGCGAACATACGAGGAAATCCAGGAGAAGCATCCTGAAGAATTTGCGCGACGTGATCAGGATAAATACAACTACCGCTATCCAATGGGAGAGGTGAAAGTCGGCGCTTTTCTTCCTCGTTGGGGAATGAATCTTTGTTTTAGTCGTACAAGGATGTTGTGCAGAGGCTGGAGCCCGTCATCATGGTATGAGTCGATGATGTGAGCGTTTATATAcctcgttttttctttgccgaTAGGAGTTGGAAAGGCAGAATAACGTTCTCGTTATATGCCATCAGGTAAGAGACAATCCACTTGCCTACACGCGTAGATAGCGTAGACGATACTAGGCTGTAATGCGCTGTCTTTTGGCCTACTTCCTTGACAAGCCATATCGTTAGTCGAATCCTTTTATCTTTCGTACGCGTAAGTGAGATGACAATTTAGACGAGTTGCCGTACTTGAAGTGCCCTTTGCACACGGTCATCCAGCTGACTCCTCAAGCCTACGGTTAGCGCATTTTGTTGTAACGAAGCTGGTCGCTGTTCACACTTCTTATGTCGTTCAGGATGCAAAGAAGAGCATTATTCGTTTGGAATCGACGCTGCGGACACGCACCGTCCCAAACCAGAGGTACTTCGCAgaccaaaaagaaaatagataCATATGGTATTTTTGTTGTATTATTTGTACGTTTtgcacgagaaaaacgaaacaaTCTTGCATGTTACCTACCACTTGTGCTACTCTTTtgcactttttctttctcattttgTAATCGGTCTACTTTGTGCAGATTGTAGATCTCGCTCGATCAACGTCCGAAGCGCTCAGTACTCTTCCTCAAGCAGATTGAGCCGGATATCCTTCTCACAATGGAAGAGACAATCATATTAGTGCACTATGGCCTTCGGCATGGCCCGATTTTAGACCGCGTTTTCGTTTTATTCAGCTTTTTACAAATTCTTTTTAGATGTCAATTGTCTAATCATTTTATTATAGAGAGCAGTTTAGTTGTAACCAAGTGTGAGCACTATCCAATATGGAACGCCCACGAATACGTACGCGCGCTagtcaaacaaaaaaaaaagcgacacgttatttctgtcttcttttctctgtaGCCGCGCTCAATTCAAGATTTCGTGAAAGTAGAGATTTCCGCTAACACAAAGAAGTACTGTCGTGAAGCAGTTGTAGAATATGTAAGCGCGAAATTTGGGATCGAGCGTTCCCTGACGATACCAGTACGCCTGTGGAAAGAAAATGAGGACTCGTGAGCGAATACAGTGGAAACATTTCGAGAGCTCCTCACGACGACTACGAGgggagcgacgacgagcagtaggacgacggcgaagaagacgttttgGCCGCGAATCTTATCGTTTGTCCAGTGTTGAATGAACGCGCTGGCGAAAGTGAACTGCACGCAAATGTCCAGGATGTCAACTTTTCTCGCTAACTGTACGTACTCACCACGACCATGCCCGTCGTTATGATTGCTACGACGATGTACGTTAGTTTCATCTAGAACGAAAAGGAGAGTTTCGCTTCCGGGGTGTTACGACGCTGCAGGAGTGCGTTCTTACTCGTTGGCTTTCTTCTCCGAATAGAGGCCGATTCATGTCGGTGCTCTGCTGGTTCATTAGCGGATCCTTCGACATCGTATCGTTGTACGAGTTCGAGTACATAAGCGTCTCAGTGGACTGCCgaatgtcacgtgatcggCAATCACAAGAACATGACGCGCAAGGCGTGCGCACACTACCGCGCACACTACGTACGCGAGGATGGCCAATTCGTTAGCTCGTGCAACGGCGTTCCTTGTAAGTATCCGTTCAGCGCTCTCTAGCATACCTTCTAAGTCGTTTTCAGCTCAGAAAACCGCGCTTTCCTATCGCGTGTCCGAATCGGCGACTAAATTTGCACGAGTATCAGGGCAAGGCGCTCATGCAACGATTCGGCGTGAACGTGCAGAAATTTCGCGTGTGCGATACAGTAGAAGACGCGCTAGAAGCGGCAAAACAACTCGGTACTCTTGGAGTGGGCGATGGAGAGGGCCCCGGGCCGACTCCCTTGTCTTACAGCGCCCGGCGCTCAGGAACTAGTCGTCAAAGCTCAAGTTCTAGCTGGCGGACgtggaaaaggagaattcGATACCGGTTTCAAAGGAGGAGTCAAAGTAACGACGAGGTACAATAGCCGCTCTTTACTGTGCGTATTTGGGGCACTGGATTGTGCGTTCTGTTTAGTCCTGATGATGTGGGAAAATTTGCCCGGGAAATGTTGGGAAATAGACTGATTACCAAGcagacgaaaaaagaagggGAACTAGTGTCCAAAGTGaatcttcatttttttcctccttttgTCGCACGTTTTATTTTCTGCTTTTAGGTGACAGTAGCCCAAGGTTTTGGTCCTCCGAGAGAGACCTACTTTGCCATATTGCTCGACAGGGAGACACTTGGACCTCTCATTGTTGCAAGTCCTGCTGGAGGCGTGGACATTGAGCAAGTGGCTGAAGAAACTCCGGACAAAATTTATAAAGTAACGAAATGCTATTGTAtttagttttaattaatgatttcTCTAAGGTTCCTGTTGACATCAAGAAAGGCTTACGATTGGATCAGGCTGAGGATTTAGCTGTTAAGTTGGGTTTTGATAAAAACGTAGCAGAGGTAGAATTTATTAAGTATTGCATCTCTTAATCTAATATGTGAATATTGACTTTTAGGTGTCTCAGCAGATGATCAATCTTTATGATCTATTCATTCGAACAGATGCAACGCAAATCGAAATCAATCCTTTGGGGGAGACGGGCGACGGTCAAGGTTAGATTTGAATctagtttttttcttcttctttagtttATCGCGTCATTTTCAGTCTTTTGCTTTGAcgcgaaaatgaattttgATGACAACGCCCAATTTCGACAGAAAGACATCTTTGCAATGGAGGACCGATCGCAGACAGATCCTCGCGAACTTGCCGCCTCTGAGCACAGCCTCAACTACATCGGAATGGAAGGAAACATTGGATGTCTCGGTAAAAATGGATCCGAAGAAAAATCCTACCTAATGCATAAAATTTATATCTAGTTAATGGAGCTGGGCTTGCTATGGCCACAATGGATATAATCAAATTGTACGGCGGAACTCCGGCAAATTTTCTGGACGTTGGCGGCAGCGTGAATGAGCGGCAAGTattcgaagcgtttcgaatTCTTACACAAGACGAGCAGGTGTGACGTGCTTTCTTATTTAGCAAATGTAATATAATGCGCGTGTACTTCAGGTTAGGGCAATTTTTGTGAATATTTTCGGCGGCATTGTCAATTGTGCAACGATTGCAAATGGGGTGACAAAAGCTTGCCGagatataaaattgaagatTCCTCTTGTGGTTCGTCTGCAAGGTCAGTTAATTACATACATACGTACGTGCAGGAGGGGTTTTGACTGACGTTTCTAGGCAACAACGTGGACGCTGCAAAAGTGATTATGAAAGAGAGCGGACTGAACATTGAATCGGCCGACGATATGGACGATGCAGCTCAGAAAGCGGTCAAGGGCGCGGGAATTTGACGCAATtaaaaagtaagaaaaatatttgaaacagaagaaaaaaaaggggggGGGAAAGCGGAATGGGTCCTTGCTACTCAAATGCCATAATGGGCTCGCAATCCATCGACGTATATCCATTCGATTGCTCTCGCCGGCGATAGGAGCTTACAGTAGTGAAAACCGGCCGATAACGGAATAACGAAATCCACAGGAGTTCGAAGCATAGGCGCCtgaacgagaacgaatttATTTCCGTCGTCATCAGTCCGTCGATTGAACTCCAGCGGATTATATATCCACAGCGGACCGGCGTTGTACGGCCCCTTGTCGTCTCCCATTCGCATCGGTTCGCCGTATCGCTTGAATCTCGCGAGCGttcgattcgccgtcgcgttcgtcgcccagtcgaacgccgcctgatTGATCACACGACATATCGATCCCCCGTCGGTCGTGTTAAACGACGCCGGTCCGCGACCCGCCGCGTTGACGATCGTCTGTCGCGACTTGAGCTTGGCGCGAATCTCgtgcgccgacgtcgacgcgaagccCGTATCCAAATTGTCGAGCTCGTCGTAAACGCACTCGCTCACCGTCGTCGTATTGACGACGcagtcgcgcgacgtcgtcgagcaatTGTTTACGATGCTCGGCAAATGAATCGGATTGATTTGGGATACGGGATgaaaagcgtcgacgtcgcgcagTCGTCCCGCCTCTAGCCCGCCCATGATTGGCTGAGCGACCTGTTGTGTCCACGGGCAACCGATTTGACAGGCTTCGCTAGGCGGCTGGTCGTAGCACGGCGACTTGAAGTGATAGGAGCCTTCAATCTCGTAGGCTCGTATGAGCGGGTTCACGATAACGTCGGTCTCTTTGACGGCGTCCAGTAGTGTCGAACGTCCCGTGTCATTTCCGAGTCGAATTTCCATAAACGTCGTCGTTAGTCGAGCGATGATTTCGTGCGCCACTTGGACGGAAATTTCCGATTTGAGATCTCTCTCTTTGACGAGAAGGGGCGGCGAGCTCGACGCCGCATCGAAGTGATTCATTCctgcaacgacgacgacgggccAGTCAATCGACGCCTGACTCGCATTCTTAGCTAGAACGATTTGATGATAATAGGCTTCCATGATTCGTGTGACTCGAGAAAGTCCGTCGAGTTCGCCGCCCACGGTCAACGTGGATACGGGAAAAGTCACGTTTCGATATTTTCGCTGCAGAAAGGCGTTCAAGAGAATCTGCCCCGTCGCGTTGATCTCCTGTCCGTGCGTTTCGTTGACGTAGTCCTGCAGTACGACTGCTCCCTGCGAATGACCGGCGTAGAAtgtcggcgccgtcgacggcattcCCGCTGCGCGCATTGCTTTGAGAATTCGCTGAATACCGCTAGGCAAGTCGACGGGATTGGCCACGTCGAGAAAGAGTTCGGGAATGCCGACCCAGACGGCTCGACTCGACGCGTTCTGGATTGCCGTTGCCAGAGGAACGTATTGGGCGGCAGTCACTTGGGCTCCCTGAATGAAGACGAGACCgatggacgacgtcgttgagcCGGACGAGGTCGGTTttagaacgacgtcgtctccgcGACATAGGAAGGGAAGAGCGCTTAGCACTAAGGTCAAAAGACGCTGCATGGTATCACGCGATGTGCATGAGGGAGGGAATCGAGTTCGCTTTGCTTTGCTCGCTTTCTTTACAAATCAACTACAGGATTCATCGAGGTGGGAAGAGTTTGTTTTATGGCATCAGATCTGATATGGGACTGCCTTTCTCCAGACGCTTTTCCATTTTGATTAGAAGATTGACTCCGTCAATGACGGCTTGGACTAGCTGAACCTGACAGACACGTACGATTTTACGGCTTGGAATTTGAGAGGGTAACTTACCTCAGATTTTCCGAGCCGATCGGCATTTGAAATATCGTAAATGCCGCCAACTGCGGCAGTGTCGACGCCACCGGTTCCGCGACTTTGCAATTTCAATTTGCCGAGAATGTCTTGGAATGATGCGTGCTAGAAATAGGCGTTCAAGAGATTGCAGGGAGTTAATTAGCGGTGTACATAAGTACTATACCTTGCTCAAGTGAGGAATTTTGACGTGCACACCGGCCCTCAGTCCGGTTCCGAGGTTGGAAGGGCACGTCAAGATGTAGCCGAGATGTTCGTTCCACATGAACGAATAGCCATCTTTTTGAATGGCCTTTTCTACCTGCAGTAGAGCCTCTTgcagaaacgtcgtcttttacGCATCCTCTGACCTCTTTTAGTCCCCTGCAAAATCTTTCGAATACGGACTTCATGTCGCCGCCCTTTTGCATGGAAATGACTCTCGTGTGATCTTCCTCGTTGATCCAGACGAGAAagtttttgttgttgttatGCCATATGCCGCGTGCGTCCGGCCAGTCGCGAGCCATGCCGGCGGAGAGTAGAAGCGGAGAAACCGGCTTGTCGAAAAGGAAATGATCCTTACGCAAAAATAAGGGAAATGAAAAACGAGATCGAATTTCTGTTCTCACGTCGATAAGTTGTTGTTGCTCTTGCTCTGTCATTTTATTCAACGGATAGTACTTTCCGGAAAGATCGCCGTTTAGACCACCTAAGGCTTTGGAAACAATCTTTTCAACTGCCCGACGTTCCGCTCTGGAGCACTTCGGCGGCAAGCTGAGACCGCGAATGCTGCGTCCCGTGCGAACTCTCGACGACAATACGTAGTTTTCATCAAAATTTCCTCCTTTCAACTAGATGAAATACATACATCCAAGCCCCGggtcaaaaaaaaagaagaaaattcgaaaccTTAGAAGAATCCAAGTCAGTTGTATGTTTGTCGTTTGGCTTGTAACCATTGTGACGCTGATCAATGATCGGGTCAAACAGATCCGAAAAAACCTGGAGAGTTCCATAATCAACCCATCAATAATTGGACTGTCGCGAGGTTTTGTTCTACAGAATacgattcttcgtcgccggcaaCAATTCCGACGGTTTTGATAAAAGGGTGACCGGGATTGTCGACTCCCGTTTGAATGCACTCGTCAATCGTATAACCGCCCGGCGTTTTGAGATTACGCAGACGAGCATAGATGTCGGGCGTCATGCAATGCGCCATTACATTATTGTGCAGCTTCAAGTCAGGATAATCGTCGGTCGCCGTAAATTTGGATTTGGGAGCGGATGTTGCCGACGCAGTAGTGCCGCCGGAAGTGACAAAGACTCGGTATGCCGCTATGCTTCCAACTCCGACGGCGGCAGCGCCAAGAAGATTTTTAGCAAAACCGGCCATACTTGTAGCAGAGTATGTATGCTTGTAgcgttgatttttttattgtgaCGTTAGAAAGGAAACCGCGCCCACCTAGCGTCATCGTGCGCGTGTGCGTCTCTTGCGAAGAGGACTGATTTCAACGAGGAACCACTAACGCCCCCGTTTCAGCTTGGTCGCTTTGCTTTCGCCATGGCAAGCGCCCAGGAAGTCCTCAAACGCGGTTACTTGACAAAATCGCCTCCCCAACGACAAGCTCTGGCAAAATGGAAACGTCGCTGGTGCATGCTATGCGATTCGCGTCTCGTTTATCCGTGCGCGCCCCCGTACGTTCGCCTCGAATActacgaagacgagacggCGGCGCTGGCGTGCAAAGAACCAAAAGGTAGGCGGGCGATAACGCCTCCGGAGAGGAAAGAATTCTACAAGAAGGAAGGGGGAGGAGGGAGGGAGTAGCGCCTGTTTTTTCTCGTTCCCACGAAAACTTCTCCGCTTAGGTGCTGTCGATCTTCTCACCGACAAGgtaaaaatcgaaacgaactcgtcgttctcgtcgcgcACGCACAAGCACGTCTTCGACATCATCACGACGGGCCGCGTCTATCACATGAGCGCCGATTCGGCGCCGGAAAAGCACGAATGGGTCGAAGCGTTGCGCAGCGTCGTCAATCGGGACGAAGACGTGCGTCTAAGACGAGATCGAGGGGGGGACCCACTCGAAGTTCtttattctttcttttagacttCGGTCGCCTATCGATCTCATGTATATCACACCCGACAGGCATCGGCTCCCGTTTTGAACCAGGGTGCACCGTCGCCGCAGGCGCCCACCAAACCCGAAGCTGCTCAACTCCGGTTCGCTCTCCCCTAACGGGGCACCCTCCCGTTTAGTTAACTACTCGCATCGTTTTAGGAGGCCACCTGACAAGCGTGTGACCAATCGACAGCGGCCAATCAGTTTCGGCGAGCGAGGACCACAGAAGCCGACAATCGTAGGTTTCCCCCCTCCCTCAAtgcatttttattttcttccaAGGTGTCCATGGTGAATGACCTTCGACTCTTCTCTCTAGTCCGATAATCAGTATTATGCTCCGGCGGCTATCGTTCCTCGTCCACCTCAGCAACAGCAGTCCATAGCGGAGCGTCTTCGATCGATGAGCGTCAATTCgggaaggaaaaagaaggatCTACAAAAGACGATTTCTCAGCCTATGAGAAATTCCGATTATGATGAAGTGGCGCCGCGACCCCCGTCGGACTATGACATCCCAGAGAGCCACGGAAGTCATAATTTGGAttcagatgacgaagaggatACAAAGGGTCCTGTCAGCATTCGACCGTTGTCGTTGGGTAGTCCTGTAAAGAAGACGCCCGACTCGTTGAATGGTATGGAGAAATGGCGCGTGTGACGGCGATTGTGACACTCTttcgtttttaattaagattcTGACTCGGAAGAGGATACTGCTGggccgacgtcgattgttTCGACTGGAAGAGATGAAGGTGCGTTTCCGGGAATAATCAATGTGGAGTGGGCTCCGTGCGATCGAAcattctatatagagacgATGCCGCGTAAATTGGACTTGGGTGAAAATCCGTTTGCACGAAAGCGTTTTTCGCACGGATTTGACAATTCTGGTGGCAGGGACTATCAGAACGTAGATTATTCTGGTAAGAGAATGTGCGTATGCATCAAAGTTCAATTTGAACACATCGGATTCTCCAGGAAGAATGAAACTAGATCATTCACATCAGCGGACAATTTCGGAATCCTATGAGCAACTTCCGTCTCATAGCCACCTGGCTAAAAATATAGAAAGTGGAGGGCACTTTCCAGCAGGAAGACGGAAGACTGAACCTGGTCATTTCATTTATAAAGAGTAGAAAGTATGAATGTATTCATGTGCCATTTCCTTTCTTAGATACAAGCGATTATCACATGGCCATTCCTCATCACACCGTTTCGAGCACGCAGTCTTCATCGCACAGCAAGGGTGCGTTCACTTTCTCTATCACATTTTATTCTGTAATTTCATTTTGTGTGTGTAAAGGCAACTATGACTATGTTCAGCCTGGAGCTCGCCTGGCTCCTAGTAGGATCGTTAtgttattcttttttttgctttctcaTTGATATATTCTAGCTCTTCCTCAGCAAATGAATGCACCAGTGGCGGCGTCACCGACTCAACGAGGAGGTATGCGACTTCTTTTATATGTAGAAATATTTCAAAGTCAGAGATTTTTAGCTGACAATTATGACTACGTTTCACTCAAGACCCGCTCAGGTAAAGGCAGGCAAAGTACATAAGATAAGTGACATAAGTCATCTTGTGGTAGCTGTACATGACACGTCTGCTCCCGCAGTGGATGGTAATTAAACGTAATACGGTGCTAATTGTATAATTGATGATTTTGTTTTCAGGAGATTATGACTTTGTACTTCCACGCGAATCGGATTATTCTCAACCAGAGGGTATGGTATACCAGTAGATGTTAGTAGAGCTAAGTTCTAGCTGTCTGTCTCTTATCAACAAACAGCTCGAAGGCAGCAGCAACCTGAAGCTGATGGTATGCCATCTTGTACACAAAACAGACTCTGTAGTGAAAACGTATTATCATTGATAGGCGAGTATGACTTTGTTGGAGCAAATTTGTCGCAATACTGAATTTGCAGAAGAAGATGTTTCCAgttgtttttttaggagtgactaataaaaaataataatgtATAGGGCTTTGTCTGCAAGCGGTGGCAATGTGCACTGTAGAAAAATAGACTTTGATAGTGTATGAAGAGGCTGTGTTGACTGCAACTAATGCAGCAGTGTTTTGTAATAAAAAAAGTGGCCATCTATTCAggttttttctatttttgacATAGGTGTATCCGGGGTCGGAATAGAGCGCATGCGTTGGTGCACTGAGCTCATACGTATTCACGTCGTTCTGAGTTTTCAAGcgcgtcgttcgttcgttcccATGGCGGAGTCAACAGCGAAGGCGCGCATCGGGAGTCCGGGCAAATCGTTTTGGAAAAAGAGTGGCAACAAAGTCCCTGGAAggtcgagaagaaaaaacccgTATAAACAAACAGGtatattttcgttttttcgcagCGTAAAACCTGTCTACGGTGCCCAACATCCTCCTCTAATGCACAACGATCTGACATCGTCACCGAACAAGGGACCAGCGCCGCGAACGGCAccgaaaggaaagaaagtgacctctttcgacgaattcaacacaaagacgagcgacgcttgGGACGAATCGGATCCGTGGGACGCCGCAGAACCCGAAGAAATCGTACCAACGGCGAAGGGCACGGTTCCGCCGCGAgtggaaagaagagaagagagatcTCAATCCGGAAGAGGTCTTAGGAGTGCCAGCAGAGGATCAGGACGGCATAGCAGCGGCGTAGGGGGAAGCGGGACGACGGCGACTCTTCCTGATAGGGACACGATTCGTCTGCAGAAGTTTGAGAAATTGTTGGCTGGTCCCAACACGGATTTAGGTGCGGCGACCGATTGCCTTATGTGTATCTATTTTAGACGGGTTTTTCTAGAGGAATTGAAGAAGCTTGCTTGGGGTGGAATACCGGGTATTGTGAGGTCGACGACTTGGAAGCTGCTTTGTGTAGGAATAGGAAAAGAGTAGCGAAATGTTTTAATTAGGGGTAAAATTTAGGGTTATTTGCCTGCGAATGTCGAGAGGCGGCATTCGACGTTGGATCGAAAGCGGCAGGAATATGAACGATTTTTAGCGCAATACTATAAGACGAGACTGGATTCGCAGCATGAGCAAACATTTAGACAGGCAAGTGAAATGGGAAGAGGAACTCCTAGTGAGGATATTGGATCGTCGTTCTTAGATTAGCATTGATGTTCCGAGGATGATTCCTTCACTTTCCCTTATGAATCAGACGGCAGTTCAAGAAGTACGTCTGACGTCGTGTTTTTTCTCATATCTGATGTGGTATGTTTTTTGACAGACGTTCGAGCGAGTTCTCTACATTTGGGCCATGAGGCATCCCGCTAGCGGTTACGTACAGGGAATCAATGATCTCCTTACGCCGTTTTTCATCGTCTTTCTCAAGGAGCACATAGGTACATGTTGAGCAAATAGGGAAAGGCTCGCGTCATACACATGCCTAGGTCCTTCTGAAAACCTTGACAAAGTTGACGTGTCTTCATTGGCCAGAGAGACTCTAGCTGCAGTGGAAGCTGACAGCTACTGGTGTATGAGTCATCTA carries:
- the LOC136186562 gene encoding TBC1 domain family member 22A-like — its product is MAESTAKARIGSPGKSFWKKSGNKVPGSVKPVYGAQHPPLMHNDLTSSPNKGPAPRTAPKGKKVTSFDEFNTKTSDAWDESDPWDAAEPEEIVPTAKGTVPPRVERREERSQSGRGLRSASRGSGRHSSGVGGSGTTATLPDRDTIRLQKFEKLLAGPNTDLEELKKLAWGGIPGIVRSTTWKLLCGYLPANVERRHSTLDRKRQEYERFLAQYYKTRLDSQHEQTFRQISIDVPRMIPSLSLMNQTAVQETFERVLYIWAMRHPASGYVQGINDLLTPFFIVFLKEHIGPSENLDKVDVSSLARETLAAVEADSYWCMSHLLDGIQDNYTFAQPGIQTKVNGMREVVNRVDASLHRHLAENSVEYLQFSFRWFNNILMRELPLRCVIRLWDTYHAEANGFGNFHLYVCSAFLVRFSKSLLQEKDFQGIMTFLQNLPTSRWGDDEISVLLSEAYQLKYMFADAPSHLQSTTTT
- the LOC136186563 gene encoding succinate--CoA ligase [GDP-forming] subunit beta, mitochondrial-like codes for the protein MANSLARATAFLLRKPRFPIACPNRRLNLHEYQGKALMQRFGVNVQKFRVCDTVEDALEAAKQLAPGAQELVVKAQVLAGGRGKGEFDTGFKGGVKVTTSPDDVGKFAREMLGNRLITKQTKKEGELVSKVTVAQGFGPPRETYFAILLDRETLGPLIVASPAGGVDIEQVAEETPDKIYKVPVDIKKGLRLDQAEDLAVKLGFDKNVAEVSQQMINLYDLFIRTDATQIEINPLGETGDGQVFCFDAKMNFDDNAQFRQKDIFAMEDRSQTDPRELAASEHSLNYIGMEGNIGCLVNGAGLAMATMDIIKLYGGTPANFLDVGGSVNERQVFEAFRILTQDEQVRAIFVNIFGGIVNCATIANGVTKACRDIKLKIPLVVRLQGNNVDAAKVIMKESGLNIESADDMDDAAQKAVKGAGI
- the LOC136186564 gene encoding creatine kinase B-type-like — protein: MAGFAKNLLGAAAVGVGSIAAYRVFVTSGGTTASATSAPKSKFTATDDYPDLKLHNNVMAHCMTPDIYARLRNLKTPGGYTIDECIQTGVDNPGHPFIKTVGIVAGDEESYSVFSDLFDPIIDQRHNGYKPNDKHTTDLDSSKLKGGNFDENYVLSSRVRTGRSIRGLSLPPKCSRAERRAVEKIVSKALGGLNGDLSGKYYPLNKMTEQEQQQLIDDHFLFDKPVSPLLLSAGMARDWPDARGIWHNNNKNFLVWINEEDHTRVISMQKGGDMKSVFERFCRGLKEVEKAIQKDGYSFMWNEHLGYILTCPSNLGTGLRAGVHVKIPHLSKHASFQDILGKLKLQSRGTGGVDTAAVGGIYDISNADRLGKSEVQLVQAVIDGVNLLIKMEKRLEKGSPISDLMP
- the LOC136186568 gene encoding uncharacterized protein produces the protein MQRLLTLVLSALPFLCRGDDVVLKPTSSGSTTSSIGLVFIQGAQVTAAQYVPLATAIQNASSRAVWVGIPELFLDVANPVDLPSGIQRILKAMRAAGMPSTAPTFYAGHSQGAVVLQDYVNETHGQEINATGQILLNAFLQRKYRNVTFPVSTLTVGGELDGLSRVTRIMEAYYHQIVLAKNASQASIDWPVVVVAGMNHFDAASSSPPLLVKERDLKSEISVQVAHEIIARLTTTFMEIRLGNDTGRSTLLDAVKETDVIVNPLIRAYEIEGSYHFKSPCYDQPPSEACQIGCPWTQQVAQPIMGGLEAGRLRDVDAFHPVSQINPIHLPSIVNNCSTTSRDCVVNTTTVSECVYDELDNLDTGFASTSAHEIRAKLKSRQTIVNAAGRGPASFNTTDGGSICRVINQAAFDWATNATANRTLARFKRYGEPMRMGDDKGPYNAGPLWIYNPLEFNRRTDDDGNKFVLVQAPMLRTPVDFVIPLSAGFHYCKLLSPARAIEWIYVDGLRAHYGI
- the LOC136186571 gene encoding transmembrane protein 243-like — translated: MYSNSYNDTMSKDPLMNQQSTDMNRPLFGEESQRMKLTYIVVAIITTGMVVFTFASAFIQHWTNDKIRGQNVFFAVVLLLVVAPLVVVAYWYRQGTLDPKFRAYIFYNCFTTVLLCVSGNLYFHEILN
- the LOC136186558 gene encoding TRIO and F-actin-binding protein-like is translated as MASAQEVLKRGYLTKSPPQRQALAKWKRRWCMLCDSRLVYPCAPPYVRLEYYEDETAALACKEPKGAVDLLTDKVKIETNSSFSSRTHKHVFDIITTGRVYHMSADSAPEKHEWVEALRSVVNRDEDTSVAYRSHVYHTRQASAPVLNQGAPSPQAPTKPEAAQLRRPPDKRVTNRQRPISFGERGPQKPTISDNQYYAPAAIVPRPPQQQQSIAERLRSMSVNSGRKKKDLQKTISQPMRNSDYDEVAPRPPSDYDIPESHGSHNLDSDDEEDTKGPVSIRPLSLGSPVKKTPDSLNDSDSEEDTAGPTSIVSTGRDEETMPRKLDLGENPFARKRFSHGFDNSGGRDYQNVDYSGRMKLDHSHQRTISESYEQLPSHSHLAKNIESGGHFPAGRRKTEPDTSDYHMAIPHHTVSSTQSSSHSKGNYDYVQPGARLAPTLPQQMNAPVAASPTQRGADNYDYVSLKTRSAVHDTSAPAVDGDYDFVLPRESDYSQPEARRQQQPEADGEYDFVGANLSQY